From the genome of Spinacia oleracea cultivar Varoflay chromosome 2, BTI_SOV_V1, whole genome shotgun sequence, one region includes:
- the LOC110777310 gene encoding alcohol-forming fatty acyl-CoA reductase-like has protein sequence MDFESITEFLANKTIFVTGATGFIAKILVEKILRIQPNVNKLYLLVRARDAQAAHVRLQHEVLAKELFKVVREKWGANFESFVSDKITVVAGDTSYENLGLTVDQLKEMHKDIDVVINVAATTKFDER, from the exons ATGGATTTTGAAAGCATAACTGAGTTTCTTGCTAACAAAACCATCTTCGTTACTGGTGCAACTGGTTTCATTGCCAAGA TTCTAGTGGAGAAGATACTTCGGATTCAACCAAATGTTAACAAATTATACCTTCTTGTAAGGGCTAGAGATGCTCAGGCAGCCCATGTTCGGCTACAACATGAG GTGCTAGCCAAGGAGTTGTTCAAAGTTGTAAGAGAAAAATGGGGAGCAAATTTCGAGTCTTTTGTGTCGGATAAAATAACCGTGGTTGCCGGTGATACATCGTACGAGAACTTAGGACTTACTGTTGATCAGCTGAAAGAAATGCACAAGGATATAGATGTCGTTATCAACGTAGCAGCAACCACAAAATTTGATGAAAGgtaa